The Streptomyces luteogriseus genome includes a window with the following:
- a CDS encoding LysR family transcriptional regulator: MRVTQSSGLDLNLLVALEALLEEQSVGGAARRLHLSEPAMSRTLGRIRKALGDPVLVRAGRRMVPTPRALAVRAEVSAVVERARALFAPPADTDLRTVTRTFTVLCHDAVAAACGPDLFARAARDAPGIRLRFLAESHVDAPLLREGTADLEVGVIDTVAPEVHVEPLYEDRMMGAVRAGHPLLEGELTPERFARDADHLVVSRRGRLRGPVDEALAALGLTRRVVGSVGTFPASLFVIRSTDLAGLISHWSVPMARVLGLATFEVPLPLPPLPVGLAWHPRHDVDPAHAWLRDAVRESLARWSREG; this comes from the coding sequence ATGCGCGTGACGCAATCAAGCGGGCTGGATCTGAATCTGCTGGTCGCGCTGGAGGCGCTGCTGGAGGAGCAGAGCGTCGGCGGGGCGGCGCGGCGGCTGCATCTGTCCGAGCCGGCGATGAGCCGCACCTTGGGACGGATCCGCAAGGCGCTCGGGGACCCGGTGCTGGTGCGGGCCGGACGGCGGATGGTGCCGACCCCGCGGGCGCTCGCCGTGCGGGCCGAGGTGAGCGCGGTGGTCGAGCGGGCCCGGGCGCTGTTCGCGCCGCCCGCCGACACCGATCTGCGGACGGTGACCCGGACGTTCACGGTGCTGTGTCACGACGCCGTGGCCGCCGCCTGTGGGCCGGACCTGTTCGCGCGGGCCGCCCGGGACGCCCCCGGCATCCGGCTGCGGTTCCTCGCCGAGAGTCATGTGGACGCCCCGCTGCTGCGCGAGGGCACCGCCGATCTGGAGGTCGGCGTGATCGACACGGTGGCGCCCGAGGTGCACGTGGAGCCGCTGTACGAGGACCGGATGATGGGCGCCGTACGGGCCGGCCATCCGCTGCTGGAGGGCGAGTTGACGCCCGAGCGGTTCGCCCGGGACGCCGATCACCTGGTCGTCTCGCGGCGCGGAAGGCTGCGCGGCCCGGTGGACGAGGCCCTCGCCGCACTCGGCCTGACCCGGCGGGTGGTGGGCTCGGTGGGCACTTTCCCGGCCTCCCTCTTCGTGATCCGCTCCACCGACCTGGCCGGTCTGATCAGTCACTGGAGCGTTCCCATGGCGCGGGTCCTCGGCCTGGCCACCTTCGAGGTGCCGCTGCCGCTGCCGCCGCTCCCGGTCGGGCTCGCCTGGCATCCGCGTCACGACGTCGATCCCGCGCACGCCTGGCTGCGGGACGCGGTGCGGGAGAGCCTCGCCCGCTGGTCGCGGGAGGGTTGA